A genome region from Solanum pennellii chromosome 12, SPENNV200 includes the following:
- the LOC107006237 gene encoding cation/H(+) antiporter 11-like yields MSKNPFECGACRIGIEKMSNSTEMISTQKVLQCVTFPPRGFSLGFFKKGSTPWIYSVPTIESQIIVIYLLTQLFHFPLKRIGFPKIASEIFAGLILGSTFLGRYKSYQEKMFPLPSQSILGALTTFGFLLFLFLSGVKMDTSMTRKIGKRALVIGFLNHLAPLITGMITVFALSSDFYQEGVTSLSVPVEVISIARTSFPVISYLLKDLGLLNSELGRLALSSALISDLVGLAIHAFIFIIVIGAKNTVERAITDAILLISFVIVVVFVFRPLMIWIVKRTPEGRPVKDLYILIIVLAVLLSGVFSAWFEQSVLFGPLIFGLAVPEGPPLGSTLVDKLDPFTSGFLLPIFVTLMSLRTNLSAINPSSSYTFANIILLCVGSITKILACLLPMLYCKMPLNDAAAISLIMSTRGVVDLASYSFLRDDKIINQASFAFMVIATAVTAIFVQIMVKWLYDPSRKYAGYQRRNLMNSNNKLPILVCIHNPDNTAAILRLLEKSNPTRDFPIVSNVLHLIELRGRASSVFISHQVQTKAITDVAYSENVILAFQGFERNNYGAVTIQAFTAISPRNLMHEDICTLALDVLASIIILPFHRKWAVDGSVEVEDHGLRTLNSSVLERAPCSVAILVDRGQLKRSASVRASENVYCIAILFLGGNDDQEALAFAKRMAISGTISLTVIRLISKQDVSCDVDEVIDLDIIGDWKHSRSSWENVKYIEHYVHETTETVLLVRSLVDDYDLIITGRRNNTHSPLTAGLEEWSEIPELGVIGDMLASKDLKTRASVLVIQQQQTTL; encoded by the exons ATGTCAAAAAACCCTTTTGAATGTGGAGCATGCAGAATAGGAATAGAAAAGATGAGCAATAGCACGGAAATGATCTCTACCCAAAAGGTTCTTCAATGTGTGACATTCCCTCCAAGAGGATTTTCActtggatttttcaaaaaaggtTCAACTCCATGGATATATTCTGTTCCAACAATTGAATCTCAAATAATCGTTATATATCTTCTCACACAACTTTTCCATTTTCCTCTCAAGCGCATTGGATTCCCCAAGATCGCTTCGGAGATCTTT gcGGGACTAATCCTTGGATCGACTTTTCTTGGGCGTTATAAGAGTTACCAAGAAAAGATGTTTCCTCTTCCAAGTCAATCAATTTTGGGTGCACTAACAACATTTGGTTTcctacttttcctttttctaagtGGTGTCAAAATGGACACTAGCATGACAAGGAAAATAGGGAAAAGGGCACTAGTAATAGGTTTTCTTAATCACTTAGCTCCATTGATAACGGGTATGATAACCGTATTTGCATTATCAAGTGATTTCTATCAAGAAGGTGTAACATCACTATCCGTTCCAGTTGAAGTCATAAGTATTGCTAGGACGTCTTTTCCTGTCATCTCTTACCTCCTTAAGGATCTCGGACTCCTTAATTCTGAACTTGGAAGATTAGCACTTTCTTCAGCACTTATCAGTGACTTAGTTGGTCTCGCTATTCATGCATTTATCTTTATAATTGTTATAGGTGCAAAGAATACAGTCGAAAGAGCAATCACTGATGCaatacttttaatttctttcgTTATTGTAGTTGTTTTTGTCTTTAGGCCACTAATGATATGGATAGTCAAAAGGACCCCGGAAGGGAGACCTGTTAAAGACCTTTACATTCTCATCATTGTTCTTGCTGTTTTACTTTCTGGTGTATTCTCTGCCTGGTTCGAACAATCAGTTCTTTTTGGCCCGTTAATCTTTGGCTTGGCCGTCCCTGAGGGACCGCCTTTAGGATCTACTCTAGTAGATAAACTTGATCCATTTACATCAGGATTTCTGTTACCTATTTTTGTAACTTTAATGTCCTTGAGAACAAATCTCTCTGCCATAAATCCCTCTTCTTCTTATACATTTGCAAATATTATCCTCTTGTGTGTCGGCAGTATAACAAAAATACTAGCATGTTTACTTCCCATGCTATATTGCAAAATGCCCTTGAATGATGCTGCAGCTATCAGCCTCATCATGTCCACAAGAGGTGTCGTCGACTTGGCTTCCTACAGTTTTCTAAGAGATGATAAA ATCATCAATCAGGCTAGTTTTGCTTTTATGGTAATAGCAACAGCCGTTACGGCAATATTTGTGCAAATCATGGTGAAATGGCTTTATGATCCATCTAGGAAATATGCTGGATATCAAAGAAGaaacttaatgaattccaacAACAAATTACCCATACTAGTTTGCATCCACAACCCTGATAACACTGCTGCTATACTTAGACTGCTGGAGAAATCTAATCCCACTAGGGATTTCCCAATAGTGTCCAATGTTCTCCACCTTATAGAGCTACGCGGTCGAGCATCTTCTGTTTTCATCTCTCACCAAGTTCAGACAAAGGCTATTACTGATGTAGCTTATTCAGAAAATGTCATTCTTGCTTTCCAGGGGTTTGAACGCAACAACTATGGTGCGGTGACCATTCAAGCTTTCACAGCTATCTCCCCACGAAATTTAATGCATGAGGATATATGTACTCTTGCCCTTGATGTCCTTGCATCCATCATTATACTGCCCTTTCATCGAAAATGGGCCGTGGATGGATCGGTAGAAGTTGAAGATCATGGTTTGAGAACTTTGAACTCTAGTGTTCTTGAAAGGGCTCCTTGTTCTGTTGCAATCCTAGTTGATCGAGGCCAGTTGAAACGTTCTGCCTCTGTCCGTGCATCAGAGAATGTATATTGTATTGCTATTTTGTTTTTGGGAGGAAATGACGATCAAGAAGCATTAGCATTTGCTAAACGAATGGCCATTAGTGGGACCATTAGCCTCACGGTCATACGTTTGATATCCAAGCAAGATGTGAGTTGTGATGTGGATGAAGTAATTGATTTGGATATTATTGGTGATTGGAAACATAGCCGAAGTAGTTGGGAAAATGTGAAGTATATTGAACATTACGTGCATGAAACAACAGAGACAGTATTGTTAGTTCGTTCGTTAGTAGATGATTATGACCTTATAATAACAGGGCGACGAAACAATACACATTCACCTCTAACAGCAGGACTTGAAGAATGGAGTGAAATCCCAGAATTAGGAGTCATTGGTGATATGCTTGCCTCAAAGGATTTAAAGACAAGGGCTTCTGTCCTGGTAATTCAACAACAGCAAACAACCCTATAG